The sequence GGTAAAAAATGAcactttataaaaaaaattgagggaaaaaaattagaaagatttATTTTCATTGACTATAAGGTGTATGTTGGATTGAGAATAAAAATTATTGGGACTTATTTGTTTAACATAGAATGGTTCtcacattttttttattaaggtAAAACAATGCTTCATTCATTGATGAGATAAAAAGCATAATAATACTTAtatcaaaagataaaaataaagaatttgGTAGCTAGGAGGAAAAGGGTAAAAGGCCAACTTCACCCAACAGAACATGCTAGCTTAGCCCAAATGAAATtataaagcaataaaaggttTATACCaaaaaaaagtagaaaatttTGATTCGTTTAATGCATATAAAAATATGAAATGAATTATTGACTTTACATTAGATTAGGCTGATTACTAATAAATTATCGGATTTGGTTGAAATTCGATACTAAAATAATTTAGTCATACAGTAATAGTGCTAAATGTTAACATATAATGAATTTGTGTTGGTCTGATTTTGATTAACGTCAAATTTTCTACTCTTGGTTTGTATGACATAGCAGGTGCTCAAAATTCATTCTAGAGAAAAGTCATCAATAGTTTGACGAGCTGAGTAGCTGATTAACACTTCTAATTATGTTCTTGGTGTGATGCAGAATCGATGGTTCTAAATGTAGATTTTAACATTATGTTTACCTATGTAATGTACATGGAAttgattttcaattaaaccaatgAACACCGGTTTTTGGTTTTTTTAAGTATCCTTCaactcaacaagtcaataatTAATCGTATAATGATTGAAGTTATATTTAAGGATTTGTCGTAATAGTTATACAGGTTTGTAGATTGGATAAGAATTGGTGTAATCTTTTAATATTGAAAGCTACGATATTTTGCAAAATTTATGGGACAGgtcagattttttttaatttataaagacAATATATAATCTGcgtattgtattattttaatattaaattacaatacACAGACAATGTATTGTTAGTGCAATACATGTTTTGCGTATTGTGCTTGCACAGAACAGCGCTCCAGAATACTATAAAATCCCATGTTTTATAATATTAACGTAAAATCCTATTCGCTCTtcgataataaaataaaaaaatccagtGAGCTAACCAACATGTCTTCAAAAACACAttaaaacaaaggagaaaaaagGAATCAATAGCTAGAATTATGTGTACAAATGTACAATACAAGTCATTGGAATTTGAGGGAAGCATGTTGCAATTAATTCTCGGGTTCCAGTTTTCTGCTTGAAATATACTCCATCAGGCTACAGGCTACAGGCTACAAGTTACTAGCAACAATTCAGTTATAAAATACACATAGTGCCGGTATCCAAAGTCCAAACCCATTTAATATGCGTAGTAAATTACCATTTTAGTTGTCTAGTAAAATACATTAAATTTGGGAAAATGTCTTTTCCAGAGGGGTTTAGATaagattttgacccaatttttaaCAAACATGtttaaagaaatatttttttcttccaaattttaaatttgataattttttgttaagtaaattttttaatttttaataaaaaattgaaaaaaatttaaagattgaattttatattNNNNNNNNNNNNNNNNNNNNNNNNNNNNNNNNNNNNNNNNNNNNNNNNNNNNNNNNNNNNNNNNNNNNNNNNNNNNNNNNNNNNNNNNNNNNNNNNNNNNNNNNNNNNNNNNNNNNNNNNNNNNNNNNNNNNNNNNNNNNNNNNNNNNNNNNNNNNNNNNNNNNNNNNNNNNNNNNNNNNNNNNNNNNNNNNNNNNNNNNNNNNNNNNNNNNNNNNNNNNNNNNNNNNNNNNNNNNNNNNNNNNNNNNNNNNNNNNNNNNNNNNNNNNNNNNNNNNNNNNNNNNNNNNNNNNNNNNNNNNNNNNNNNNNNNNNNNNNNNNNNNNNNNNNNNNNNNNNNNNNNNNNNNNNNNNNNNNNNNNNNNNNNNNNNNNNNNNNNNNNNNNNNNNNNNNNNNNNNNNNNNNNNNNNNNNNNNNNNNNNNNNNNNNNNNNNNNNNNNNNNNNNNNNNNNNNNNNNNNNNNNNNNNNNNNNNNNNNNNNNNNNNNNNNNNNNNNNNNNNNNNNNNNNNNNNNNNNNNNNNNNNNNNNNNNNNNNNNNNNNNNNNNNNNNNNNNNNNNNNNNNNNNNNNNNNNNNNNNNNNNNNNNNNNNNNNNNNNNNNNNNNNNNNNNNNNNNNNNNNNNNNNNNNNNNNNNNNNNNNNNNNNNNNNNNNNNNNNNNNNNNNNNNNNNNNNNNNNNNNNNNNNNNNNNNNNNNNNNNNNNNNNNNNNNNNNNNNNNNNNNNNNNNNNNNNNNNNNNNNNNNNNNNNNNNNNNNNNNNNNNNNNNNNNNNNNNNNNNNNNNNNNNNNNNNNNNNNNNNNNNNNNNNNNNNNNNNNNNNNNNNNNNNNNNNNNNNNNNNNNNNNNNNNNNNNNNNNNNNNNNNNNNNNNNNNNNNNNNNNNNNNNNNNNNNNNNNNNNNNNNNNNNNNNNNNNNNNNNNNNNNNNNNNNNNNNNNNNNNNNNNNNNNNNNNNNNNNNNNNNNNNNNNNNNNNNNNNNNNNNNNNNNNNNNNNNNNNNNNNNNNNNNNNNNNNNNNNNNNNNNNNNNNNNNNNNNNNNNNNNNNNNNNNNNNNNNNNNNNNNNNNNNNNNNNNNNNNNNNNNNNNNNNNNNNNNNNNNTAAAAAGTTTTTTTTACttaaaacaaatatttttaatattataaataaataaaaaatatttttatattatcgTTCCTAaacataattattaaataattttttttacataaaatatttaaacatattttttttcaaaaaaaatatatcacttgaaacaaaattttttcataaaaactcaACTAAATAagtctttaatttttaaaagaaatcatGTCATTTATTTCTCTCTCAAATAGTACTTTATAGAAAATTAAATATGTTACACCCAAAATAGTGATTTACTTATTTATTATAACATCCATCAACTACTCTGTGAGACTATTCATGCATTGTCTGATATGTAAATATCCCAAATTTATTTTCCAATTTCCATAGCACATAGGGGAAGTAAAGGTAGCTCACTATCCACCCATAATTTTGTCTGGTGGTCCCACCTTACTTTTACTCATCTATCACTCACTCTATTATTATTCATTTCATTATTTGGTCCCACTCCTAACATACCATACcatattcatcacattcatattttCTTAAAAAGAATTATTGTTTTCATTCTTATTCTTATATTTCATTAACACATCActttattattgaaaaaaaatataataatgaaAGATGCGTATCATCTTGATATTAAAAACAAATGAACTATAGTCAccacaaaaaaaacaaaaaaaaacaaatgaacatataaaagattaaataataagacaaaaaaaaatttagacggccagcatttttattaaaatttggccatcACTTAACTATTAAAAGAAAAGTAAGTAATCCCACACTATTAGACataatctcacatcattaaaaatactaataatgatTAATTAATGGCTACAAAACACACAATTTGCTGATTTCTAATACTCCTCTTTATTTATTACAGAAtgtattaaataaaacaaaaaataataaattttaacccTTTCTTgactaatttttttgttataaaatattttcGATTCACGAATTAGTGAATTACCCAAACTCAAATACTGGATTTATCCAATGACACTAATGATGACCATAATACTCTCAAAACTCCTCTATGCAACCAACATATCCAAGgtttgtttaatattttttaggCTTTAGATTATACTATTTATCTTAAGTATGTAATAATTAGGATAAAGCACATTTACACAGCTACAAGCCTTCTCATATTTTGCATAAGTATGTATTTGCTAATGCATGTGATGATGTGAAATAGGTACATTTGGGTGTAATTTTATTGTATTTCCTGTTTCATTCTGTCTGTGTATTGATACggtattttacaaccacacttattAATCAGaagtgcattgggtcgtaccaagtaatatcttacgagagtaagggtcgatcctattaggattgatggactaagcaacaatagtgtttgataggcttagttagacaaacaaaaattggtgttgagatgcagtataaaagagattaaacaatataaaaaatattgaagaagggcaagtaattaagttggaaataatatatggagagggcagttaaggctttagagttatctattttttagattgacttttcttattaactattttaattatgcaagatttaattcatggcaaactatttatgactagaccctaattccttagactttcctagtctcctctaaaattcatcaactgccaatttcttggtcaattaattccaattagagggtgatgatcaaatcctagtttatatgccacaagaatcctaattattcaAAGATAAatgaattatatgtcacatatcccgttaaatacaaacaattagaaattcaggataatatgttttcaagctattgttcaagtaaagagtttttccaagttttacaaaaaCTCAAATAGAAcgtgggtcatacttccgttccacccaaattcataaaataaagaacgaaaacaattattgaaatataaatcaaaacatgaattaaaatagaaaaataatattatcaatccatacaatagacagagctcctaaccttaacaatggaggtttagttgctcatggaaaagagaaaataaggattcNNNNNNNNNNNNNNNNNNNNNNNNNAATGATAAAGAAAAACACTTTTTAAATTccacaaattaatttaataaatcaTATTATATAGAATTGTAGAATTAATAGTAGAAATATTAATTCCAcaagtttaaaattattttttaattataaattttaatgatAAACATGTTTTTTAATTAACGATTTAtaaacacacacatatatataaaatactcCTCACAATTCCctaattgtttaaaaaaataaatattaataattaattagtaataatcataaaaattacTACActctatttattatatatataaaatatttctttcatcttataataatatttgaagagcaataattttttctctctctatatatgTTACTTTCCCATCATGCTTTTGGGAAAGCACTTTTAGTACACACCCCACATAACCAAAAACCtgcaatattattattattaataacacAGAAGAAAGATAAGATCATgaaggaagaaggaggagaaaaCATCACAAAAACAAGAAGGAGTAGAGAGAGTTCCAATGATTGTGGTGCTGCTAATGGTGTTGGTGTAGTAGCAGCAACAGTTATggcaaacaacaacaacaacaacaataatcataataataatagtaataagggTAACTACAACTACAAATTCTGGGTGTTAGCTGCAATAATTGTTCTTGCACTATGGTCAATGTTCACTGGCTCTGTCACACTCAAATGGTCTGCTTCAAACCTCACAAGATTCTCACATGACTTGGATCATTCTATCACTCTTCAAGATCTTGATGTCTTGGTATGTTACACAAGcaaagttgttttttttttaataaataattattatataagTTTGTCAGAAAGAACAATACTTAGATACAAGTTATGATACccatttagtttttgttttattcTCTAATTAAGTAAAAGGGTGTAACAATTTTTATGAGATGTGCTAAAATTAGTAATTAGATGGTATGTTTTTATATGCAGAATATCAAGCTTGCCCTTTAAAAGATTTTGGACGAAAAATGATTATTtattttaagaaataagaattaaGCTGATATGTAAACAAAGAACATtagataaataactaaactatGTAAATTTTGAAAGACTAACTTAGATGTTCATCTTTCTTTCTTATGCAGAAATGCTAAAATAAGTACTTACAATATGATCTGCATAATATACAATCAAATTAGTATTTTAAGGATTGTTGACATAAATTTAGtcctttttatactaaactatgTCAATTTTTAAAATGATCAAATTAGTCAAAGAAATTTTGATAGAACTAACTTGAAGTGAATTACATAGGaagtggaggagagggagaaagtGGTGCGGCGGATGTGGGAGGTTTACACCCACAGCACCACCACGAAGGTGCCGCGATTTTGGTCAGATGCATTTCATGCTGCCTATGAACATTTGGTGAGTGATGTACCTTCAACCAGAGATGCTGCCATCTCAGAAATTGCTAAGATGTCTATCCAATTTCTCAGTTTGCAGCAGCAGCTTCCAATTCAGCTTCAATCTGAATCTGTAAGCTAACTTATTATGCAGAGTTGTTATGAAAATCTTTATAGCATGCTAGATTCATATGCAATGGAAATCTATAATCTGATTAAAGTTTTAAATTTGCTTGAATGGTTTTGCTGTTCTGTTCTTCTTTGATGTCTGATTAATAGATTATGCTGCAAGCTTTCTGTTTGTAGGTTCTGATCTATGAATCTAAATGTTTCTGGATATGTACTCCCTTCTGATATGttcatattttttcttaattCAAAAGACTCACATGATCTAATATCTTGCAAGAAACTTTGTACCTGATTCTCTATGTAAAACTTTGTTTTTTGCATATTACatgctttctttattttattttttctcagTAATTTTCTATGTTACTATTGACATGTGAACTTCACCCTTTAACTTACAACTCCAAAATCATAACTTAGGAAAAATCTATAGAATAATAATTGGATCACACTATTGCTTAGGAAAAATCATTACTTGCTTGTTCTTAACACAATGATCACCATTTTCATGATGAAACATGTGCAGAACATCAGGGTATCAAGGAAAATGaaacaagaacaagaaagtagCTGGGGAGGCTAAAATTGGCACTAAGCAATAAGAAGGAATCAGTAGCTGTTCTATTCTATATAGGATTCAAGACTGAAATATAAAATGTGTGTAGATCTTACCATGTTTGTATAGTTTTGTACATTTAAATTAGTGTTGTCATCAATGTATGAATAAGAACGCTGGTTTTTTAAGACATTACAAGAATGTGTGTATTAAAAAGTGATGGTTCAAGTAACTAGGCCCACCGGGCTATCGCGGGCTGCAGATGCAACGGCCTGTTATCCCTCCACTGTTGGAAGCAGGAAGTGTTCGTTGCTCTGTGAAACCAGCCTCACGCATTGCCTTCCATTCTAAAGGCAAAGAGACCCGGGCTTTCGCCAAGGAGTCTAGGCCCAACTCTCAACTTGGAGCGGGCAGGCCAGCAGACACATCTACCAACCCAACCCGGCAGCCTTGGCCCTTATATTCCATCACCTTATTGTCCCCGCTTGGGTTACAAGTTGGCGCTACACAACTCGACATGCAAAGGTCGTTCTTAATTTGTCTATAAAGCCTTAGTATTTTGAAGTTGTGCCTGATGTGAGACTTTTAAATTCTGCATTTGATTGACAAGGTTTATTGTTATATATCcatttttcctctttctttttgGATAAAATAAAGGATAATTCATCCATCTCATGCATCTGTTATGATGTTAGACACATTTGTTGCATCATTATCTTCTTGTAACCTTTTTCATTGTGTCTGTCATAATGTTATGATGTTAATGCAATTTTCTTAGTGAAGTTTATACTCTTGCTGGTATCTTTTGGATACAAATTCAAGCTCTTCTTTTATCTAAGTTTATAGCCAAATTTGCATGTATGATAAACGAAATGCATAAAATTTAGTTGTGCTTTACATAATATATGTGATATTTGATTGGAGAAATTGGCCAATAGGTTGTTGCATGCACAATGCGGTATTTAAACTCTTGACACTTGTTTAAGCAGACTAGTGAgttaaccactagaccaacccaacttggttaaAAAAAATGAGCTCAATAAACCTTTAATTTCCTTTAtaattctttttcttatctttcagTTGTAGCTTTGATAAGTGTAGCATGTCCTCATCCCTTATTTTCCCATTCTTTTCTTTCCTTACACGAACTTGTCTTCTGCCTTTTCCTTTAGTTTCTTTCTAATATTATTAAGCTCATGGTTCTAATTTATATCATGGTGCTGGCACATTCAACGTAGACAGTTGGATATTACTAGGCACCTTCTTCATTGTGTAATTTTGTGGCAAGATATTATTAGAATTTTGCCATGGTAGTAGTGGATTTGTGAGTAACTAACAAACATGGGTTTTAGCAAGTGTGT is a genomic window of Arachis ipaensis cultivar K30076 chromosome B06, Araip1.1, whole genome shotgun sequence containing:
- the LOC107605741 gene encoding homeobox protein 10 isoform X1, with translation MKEEGGENITKTRRSRESSNDCGAANGVGVVAATVMANNNNNNNNHNNNSNKGNYNYKFWVLAAIIVLALWSMFTGSVTLKWSASNLTRFSHDLDHSITLQDLDVLEVEEREKVVRRMWEVYTHSTTTKVPRFWSDAFHAAYEHLVSDVPSTRDAAISEIAKMSIQFLSLQQQLPIQLQSESNIRVSRKMKQEQESSWGG
- the LOC107605741 gene encoding uncharacterized protein LOC107605741 isoform X2 — translated: MKEEGGENITKTRRSRESSNDCGAANGVGVVAATVMANNNNNNNNHNNNSNKGNYNYKFWVLAAIIVLALWSMFTGSVTLKWSASNLTRFSHDLDHSITLQDLDVLEVEEREKVVRRMWEVYTHSTTTKVPRFWSDAFHAAYEHLNIRVSRKMKQEQESSWGG